The DNA segment GAGTTCACTGGCGTACGTCTGGAGCAATCCGGGAGCTGCTCCTTCGATCCCATCCTGGCGGAGAAGAACGTCGAGAACATGATCGGCTGCACCCAAATTCCGTTGGGTTTCGTCGGTCCCCTCAAGGTGAACGGGGACCACGCCCAGGGCGAGTTCCTGGTGCCCCTGGCCACCACCGAAGGCGCTCTGGTGGCCTCAATTAATCGCGGCGCCTTCATCATCACCGCCTCCAGTGGAGCAGAGGCCATCATCATAAAGGACGAGATGACCCGGGCCCCGGTGTTCCGCACCAACGGGGTGCGCCAGGCCAAGCAGGTGGCCGACTGGGTCTGCGAAAATTTCAGAGAGGTCAAGGCGGCCGCCGAATCCACCACCAAGCACGGCAAGCTGTTAAAGGTGCACGCCTTCGCCTCGGGACGATCGCTTTTCCTGCGCTTCTATTACGATACCGGTGACGCCATGGGCATGAACATGTGCACCATCGCCACCGAGGCTGCCAGCCGCCTGATCGAGGAGAGGACCGGAGTCAAACTCATATCCGTCTCCGGCAACCTGTGCGTGGACAAGAAGCCCGCTGCCATCAACTTCATCGAGGGGCGGGGAAAGATGGTCCTGGCCGACGTGCGCATACCCGAAGAGATGGTCAGGGACAAGCTGCACACCACGCCCGAGGCCATGGTCGAGACCTGCTACCGCAAGAATCTGGTCGGGAGCAGCATGGCCCTTTCCTACGGCTTTAACGCTCATGCCGCAAATATGCTCGCCGCCCTCTACATCGCCACCGGCCAGGACCCCGCTCAGGTGGCGGAAGGGAGCATGGTCACCACCTCCTGCGAGGTGTGCGAAGAGGGGGTCTACCTCTCCGTCCGTCTGCCGTGCGTTGAGGTCGGTACCGTCGGCGGGGGCA comes from the Methanomassiliicoccales archaeon genome and includes:
- a CDS encoding hydroxymethylglutaryl-CoA reductase; this encodes MNSTNGLRNKGKTRTDMDDRRKAVEEFTGVRLEQSGSCSFDPILAEKNVENMIGCTQIPLGFVGPLKVNGDHAQGEFLVPLATTEGALVASINRGAFIITASSGAEAIIIKDEMTRAPVFRTNGVRQAKQVADWVCENFREVKAAAESTTKHGKLLKVHAFASGRSLFLRFYYDTGDAMGMNMCTIATEAASRLIEERTGVKLISVSGNLCVDKKPAAINFIEGRGKMVLADVRIPEEMVRDKLHTTPEAMVETCYRKNLVGSSMALSYGFNAHAANMLAALYIATGQDPAQVAEGSMVTTSCEVCEEGVYLSVRLPCVEVGTVGGG